The nucleotide sequence GGGCAGCCAGAGTCTTGCCCTGCTTTGCCCTGATAAGGCGACGCTTGAATCGAACAGTCACAGTGTCAGTGTGTTTCAACAACCAGTAGCAGCAGACACAGAGGTAACGATAAAGTGTTCCTCCGAGCACACTGAGCCAACGCCAAAGTGAACCTCCTATAGACATGACCCCTCCCTTCTACGAAACTGCATTATTAAGACTGCCCAGGACTTGTTCAAGTTGTCTTCTCATTCTCACGGAGTGGCTTCCAGGCCAAAACACTCTGTTGCATTGCGGACAGCGGAAAAACCGGCTGTGAGTGTGCCAGACATATTCCGGCACTTCCGCCGCTATATCGTTCTTGTCTACAGCCCTGAGAACCCGGTTGCAAAGGAGACAACGACTAAAAAGCGCTGAGCTGCTGAACTGAAGTTCGAGATTCCGAAACACTTCAATCAATTGTTCTTGTGGGTCATTGCTACTTACAATGACGATTCTACCCTCACGGCGCCACGGCTGGGCACGTCTATCTCTGGTAAGAAGTACCCTTCCCTGGCGCAGCCCTCTTTTTATCTCCTCAGCCGTGCCCTTTCGCAGATATATTACATCATAGCCGAGCACGCGCAACCATTTTGCCAGTTTGCCCAGCATGCGGTCTGCCATAAAGCGTTTCATGCCACCTTCTCACCAGCAGAGGCAGTCAACAAGGTATGTTCTACTGCAAGTCGTTGCTTTATATTTCCCGCCTTCCTCCGGGGGACTATCTGCAGCACTAGTCCGGGGCCAGCAGCCAACAGAGAAAAAGTGTCATCTGGGCAAAATTTTGACGTCTGGAGGCAGTTTCAAACGAAAAGCCTCATCGTCTGCCGGTCCTGTGGCAAGAAACTTTTGATATCTGAGGGTAAACCTCACCTTGCTTGCCTCAAGAGTAAGTTCCATGGGATGAAAAAAACCGTCTGTCCATTTGAAATTGTCGAAACGCACCTGCAATTGCCTGCCATTCCTCCCCAAGACCTCGACACTCTTGGCCCTGGTTCCGCTCGCGTCCAGCCACACCAGTTTGGTAACACCTGCAGCCGAATTGAATAATGTGAGCAAGAGATCTCCACTCCGAGCGTCTCTCATTATCTTGGTGGCGGCAAAGTCCCTGGTGGCAAGCCTTCCTGCAAGCAGCAGCAAGGCCTCATGATCCTTCACAGGCAGCTCGAACAGTTCGAACAGGCTGTCGTCCGAACTCGTCCCGGTATATGCCTGAGATTTTCCAGGCGACCAGACTGTATAGTGCTGGCCGTCGCTGACAAAATAGAGCACAGGTTGTCCCATGCTGCTGAGCAGTTCAAGCCTCAGCAAATTCGGCATGCGGGCGGCAAGGAAAACCTTGCCGGACATGCGCTGTGAAGGGGCTATCAATTGCAAGGTACCTGCGGCTCGAAATCCTGCCAGTTCAAGATGTCGTTGCTGAAGTCTAGCAAGGATTGCGGCAGGCGAGACTTCTGCTTCTCTGAGCGTCCCTACCCTGCCGGCACAGCCCATGGCAAAAAACAACAGGACCATGGCCAGCCTGCGAATTTGCCATTTCGAAAACAAAGCTATGACTTCAACCGCCTTTCACGGAAAATAATGTACTGGTTGCCCTCTAATCAATACTACGATTTTGAACACCAGGTAACCTGTTACAACCCGGCTATACT is from Deltaproteobacteria bacterium and encodes:
- a CDS encoding Mut7-C RNAse domain-containing protein, giving the protein MKRFMADRMLGKLAKWLRVLGYDVIYLRKGTAEEIKRGLRQGRVLLTRDRRAQPWRREGRIVIVSSNDPQEQLIEVFRNLELQFSSSALFSRCLLCNRVLRAVDKNDIAAEVPEYVWHTHSRFFRCPQCNRVFWPGSHSVRMRRQLEQVLGSLNNAVS